The genome window GATCCAGAGAGTGCATTTTCGCGGCCAGCGATCTGGAGCGACCTGCCCGTGGTTTTACGCTAATCGAGTTGCTGACAGCCGTCGGTGTGATTGTGGTGCTGGCTGGAAATTGGCGATTCGGAACACGGCGCCACGCCGCCCCGGTTCGGATCAATCGAAATATCCGGGGAAGGTGTCCTTCTCAAAGAGTCCGATGAAGCCGAGGGCCTCGATCCTCGGGCGGCCCAGGGATTCGCCATGGCCGTCGAGAAACCAGCCGTTCACACGGTTGGCGTGACGCCCGTGGAGTTCGTAGTCCTCAACAATGCGAAACGTGTGGAATTGCCGCGCGGTGATCCCCTGACGTCCGCGGCTGGTGGTGTCCGCAGCGTGCAACTGGGCGTCGGGCTGCCGGACACGGTCGGTTTGCAAAAACTCCCGCAGGACCCCGGAGAGGTATTCGCCCGGCGGATCCACCCAGACGCCGTAGGTCGTCAGCCAATTGGTCAACGTCCATGGCGGGTACGTGGGGCAGAGGAAGGTCTTCCCCGGCAGGTTCTGCTGGGTGGCGAGGGTGCGAGCCCAGGTGTTGGTGGGAGAGAGCGGGTTTTGCAGGCGGACCAATCCGCGGTGGTCGTTCGCGTAGATCAGCGTGGCCAGGCCCGTCTGGCGGAGGCGTCCGAGACATTCCACCCCGCCGGCCCGCGAACGGGCCCGGGACAGGACGGGCAGGAGCAGGCCGGCAAGCACGGCAATGATGGCGGTGACCACCAGCAGTTCGATGAGGGTGAAGCCTCGCCCCCGCCCGATCCGTTGCGCCATCATCCTTGCAGACCATAGGAACCGGTCCGCTCGGGCGCCAATGCTCTTCAATTCCGGAACGTTCGTCGTCTTCTTCACCGCCTTCCTCGGCCTCTACTGGCTGGTGCGCGGCTCGGTGGCCTGGCGGAACCGCCTGATCGTCCTGGCAAGTTGGGGGTTCTACGGCGCCTGGGACTGGCGGTTCCTTCCGTTGCTCGTCGGGTCTTCGCTGGTGGATTACCACCTCGGGATCGCCGTTGAACAGGCGCGGGCCCCGTGGCGGACACGCCTGGTGGCGCTCAGCGTGGTCCTCAACCTCGGGCTGCTCGCGGTCTTCAAGTATTTCGATTTTTTCGCCGGTTCCCTGGCGACCATGATCACGCGGCTCGGCGGCACACCGGATTGGCCGACGCTGAACATCATCCTGCCCGTCGGCATTTCGTTCTACACCTTCCAGTCGCTGGGTTATGTGCTGGACGTCCACCGCGGCCGCGTCGCCGCCTGCCGGGATCCCACCGCGTTCCTGGCGTATGTCGCCTTCTTTCCGCAACTGGTCGCCGGTCCCATCGAGCGTGCGGCCCATCTGCTCCCGCAGTTCGCATCCACCCGGGTGATCACCGCCGGGGCCATCCGCGAAGGCCTGTGGCGGATCCTGGTGGGGCTGTTCCGCAAGGTCGTCGTTGCCGATTCCTGCGGTCGCGTCGCGGACCTGGCATTCGCTCAGGACCGGTTCACGGGGCCCGGGGTGTGGGTGGCCGTGGTCGCGTTCTCGCTCCAGGTCTATGGCGACTTTGCCGGCTACTCGGACATCGCCCGCGGGCTGGGACGCCTGCTCGGGTTTGAACTGCGGGTGAATTTTGCCGAGCCCTATCTCGCGGCCTCCATTCGCGACTTCTGGCACCGGTGGCACATGAGCCTTTCGGAATGGCTCCGGGATCATGTGTACCTCCCGCTGGGCGGGAACCGGTTCGGACACGCCCGCACCGTGGCGCATCTGATGATCACCATGCTTCTGGGAGGCCTGTGGCATGGCGCCGCCTGGCATTTTGTGGTCTGGGGGGCGTGGCATGGACTGGGACTATCCTCGAGAACTCTGTGGCCGGTCGCCCTGCCGGCAGCGCTTGGACGGATGCTCACCCTCGTTTTCGTCGGACTGGGCTGGTTGTGGTTCCGGGCACCGGAGATCGGAACGGCCTCCCGCATGTTTGCAGCCTTGCCGGAGCTGACCGCACCCATCTGGCTCGGAAGCGCCTGCATTCAACTGGTGTGGTTCGGATTACCCGCGTTGGCCCTGGACCTGATGGCCCGCGGAACGCGCGGACCGGACTGGGGCGCCACCCTGGGCACCGGATCCCGGATGGCGATCCAGGGGGCACTGCTGTTCGCAATCCTGTGCTATTGGCGCGGGGATGGTCCGCCGTTCATCTATTTTCAATTTTGAGTGGGTTATGAGGAGCCACGTCTATTCGTTCAGCGTTCGACAATGCCTGGCATCCATTGGTGCTCCACTGGTCGGACTGATGGCCGCCGCGATCGTGATCCGGACGCTGTTCGCCGTCGGGTTGTTGCCGGATCCGCGTCCGCAACGCGACATGGACCATGTGGTGCTGGGGCACCGTATCCAGTCCAGCCGACAACCGGCTTCGGTGATTCTCGTGGGAGACTCCTCGTGCCTGACCGGAGTGTCGGCGAGGCAGTTGAGCGGGGAACTCGGCATGCCGGTGGTCAACCTGGGTTCGGTCAGCACCCTGGGCCTGGATGACTTCGGGCGCCTGGCAGCGGAGGCGATGGCGTCCGGTGTACCTCATGCCGTCGTGCTGCTGGTGCATCCCGCGTTCCTTAGGCGTCCGGGTCCCGATCCGCAGATGGTGGCGCTCCTGGAGTGGCTGCGGCGGCCCGAGGGACGCTCCCCGGCATCGCGGGGATGGACGGGATACGCCTCTTGGTGGCTAGGGCTGGACGCTTTTCGGGACCGGGTGGAACCGTGGGTGCGCCCGGAAGTGATGCCGGGGGCATTTGGCGTCCGCTACGGATTTTCCAGGGATCTGTTGGGCGCGATGGATGCGGACGGGGGAGGGGTGGAGGACCCGGGCCGCTTCAATCCGGGTGCCGCCGTGCCGTTGCCGCCCCTGGAACTTTCGCCCCGACTGGAGGCCGCAGCGAGTCGGTTTGGCGGGCAGTTTCCAACAACGGTCACGGTTGCGGTGGGCATCACGCCCGTTCCGGAGTCTCTTGCCGATCCAGGGGAGGCTGCGCGCCACCGTCGGGCGCTGGAGGCCCTGGCAGGCTGGCTTGGGCCGCAGGTCGTTCCGCTGGAGGATCTCCCTGCGGTACTTCCTGACGGGGACTTCGCATCAGCGACTCACCTCAATGGGGCAGGGCGCGAGGCGTTCACCACCCGCCTCGCCGCGGCGTTGCAGCGCCGTTTGCCCGTGCCTGCCGCTGCCCGATGACCGGGGCGGTCTCCGGCAACTCCGGCTGGCACTTTCGGGGGCATCCGCTTCACTGGGGTGAGCACGATGAAACCTCCGCCCACCCCGCCCCCGGTCCCGCTTCATGAGGACTCGATGTTTCGCGCGCTGGTCATGCTGGCGTCGGCGGTGGGCATGGGAGGCGTGGTGGCGTCACTGACCACGCTGCGCCAGGGCCCGTTCGGCTTTGAGTTCCACTGGACCAGCCTGGCCATTCCCGCATTTGTCGCCGGCGCGCTGGTTGCCTGCGGGTACTGGGCGCTCATTTTCCGCTACTCTTCCCGTGCGGGCTCCGTCGGAGGCCGCCGATGGATCGCTGGGGCGTCCATCGCCCTGTTGGTCATGGCCGTCGTGGCGTTCCTGTACCCCATCCGGTTCATTCCGGAGCAAAAGCGTGGGGACGTCGTCATCGGGCTGTCGGCGGCCGTGGTGGTCCTGTCCGGCATTGGCTACCTGATCCATACGATCGTGAAGTGGCTGGATCAGGATGCCGGGGAGACCGGGGACGACGGGCCTGGATCGTCCGAGTGAGTCACGATCACGACGGCGGACCGGTCCCTTCGGCATTGCGAACCGGATCCGTCCCGGCACGTTGCGCGTGCTTGCCGGACGCTGGGTCCCATGAGGTCCGACCGGACCTGTTCGCCGCCGCCATGGCGGATCCCGTGATTGCCGCCCAACTCAAGAGGGCGGCCTCCGCCGGCGTGATGACGTGGCCCGGCCTGCAGCGTCCGGCCCATGCCTTCGTGTCCGCCCTGCTGGCGCGGCGGTTTCCGGGGCGGCAGGTGGTGGTGGTCGCCGACACCCTGCCGGCGCAGGAGGCGCTGCATGCGGATCTCTCGACGTGGCAGCGTGTGTCATCCCAGACGGAGATGGATGAACGGGCCGCCGCGAAGTCGGCGGTGCCCCTGTTCTTTCCCGCCTGGGAGGTGCTGCCGCACGAGCACAAGTTGCCGCATGCGGACGTCATCAGCGACCGGTTGGAAACCCTTCTGGCCCTGGTCGCTCACACGGAGGACGGTGGTCCCGCGGTCCGGGTGCCCGTGGTGACCAGCGCTGTGGCCCTGTCCCAGCGGTCGTTTGAGGCCGCGGCGTTGAGGGACCGCGTGCGATGGCTCCATCGAGGGGACACCGTCAACCCGCTCGATCTCATCGAGTGGCTGGAGGCGCAGGGCTACGAACCGGAGGCGCAGGTGACCCACAAGGGCGAACTCTCCTGGCGCGGCGGCATCGTGGATGTTTGGCCCATGCCGTCCCCATGGCCGGTGCGACTGGAGTTTTTCGGGGATGAATTGGAGTCTCTGCGGGAGTTTGACCCGGGGTCGCAGATGTCCCGGGAACCGGTCGAGCGCGTCCGAATCCCGCCGGCCGGCGAGATCGGCCTGCTCAAGATGCGTCCCGACGCCGTGACGCAGGGAAGCGTTTCCCCCGCTGCCTCCAAGCTGGGGACGCTGCTCGACTACCTGCCGCCCGACACGCTGCTGGTCCTGGGTGATCCCGGGGCCCTTGCCGACCAGGTGATGCGCCATGCCGGACAGGTGCCTCCGGAGGATCCGTTTCATGCCTCATGGGAGGAACTGCTGGCCAAGGCTGAACGGCGCGGCATGACTCTTGTGGCGCTGGAGTCGGTGGAGCACGCCGTTGCGGTCGGTGCGTTGCCGTCGCTCACGGCGGATTCGCTCGACGCCTTCCGGCCCATCGGTGCTGCGCTGCCCGAGGCGGCGGTGGCCGAGGCGCAACGCCGTGAATTCTTCCAACAGATGCACCGCTGGCTGCACCAGGGCTGGTCGGTGCATGTGTTCTGCAACAACGACGGGGAGCGTCAGCGGTTCGGGGAACTGTGGGCCGAATTCGGGCTGGGCACCCCGGAGCCGGAGCGCCATCGCGGCGCCATTTCCCGCGGATTTCTGCTCCCGGGCCCCCGGTCCGTGGTGGTGACGGATGCGGAGATCTACGGCCGTTACCGGGTGACACGCGCCCGGCGTCTGAAGTCCCCGCACGCTCAGGCCATGCGATCGGCCTTCGAGGTGGACTTTGCGGAGTTCGAGGAGGGCGACTTCGTGGTGCACCTCCAGAATGGAATTGGGATCTTTCGCGGACTGAAGACCCTGCCGCCCGCCCGGACCCGGTCCTCGGGGGGCGCGGATGCCGCCCCCACGGCGCCGGGGCAGGAGTGCCTCGTGATTGAATATGCGCCCCGGGAACCGGGAGGCGAGCCACCCCGGCTCTACGTCCCTGTCAGCGAAGCGCATCTCGTCAGCCGCTATGTCGGAGCGGGGAAGGCACGTCCCGTGCTCAGTTCCCTTGGGGGCACGCGGTGGACCCGCGCGAAGGAGGAGGCGGCCAACGCCGTCAAGGATCTTGCCAGCGAACTTCTGAGCGTGCAGGCGGCCCGTTCCACCCAGCCGGGAATTGCCCTGGCGGCCGACACCGCCTGGCAGCGGGAATTCGAGGCGGCCTTCGAGTATGAGGAGACACCGGACCAGTTGACGGCGATTGAGGTCGTCAAGAAGGACCAGGAGGCGGCGCGCCCGATGGACCGGTTGCTCTGCGGCGACGTCGGCTTTGGCAAGACCGAGGTGGCGGTCCGTGCCGCGTTCAAGGCGGTGATGTCCGGACGCCAGGTCGCCGTGCTCGTGCCGACCACCGTTCTGGCCCAGCAGCATTTCAACCAGTTTCGGGAGCGCATGGCCGGATACCCGGTGCGCATCGAGCTGCTCTCTCGTTTTCGGACCGGGCGGCAACAGCGGGCGTCGCTGCAGGCCGTGGCGTCGGGCACGGCCGACATCCTCATTGGCACGCACCGGATGCTGTCCGCGGACGTGGAGTTCAAGGACCTGGGACTGGTGGTGGTGGACGAGGAACAGAAGTTTGGGGTGCGCCACAAGGAGCGTCTGAAGCGGCTGCGGGCGACGGTGGATGTGCTGACCCTGAGCGCGACACCCATCCCGCGGACCCTGCACCTTGCGCTCAGCGGTGCGCGAGATCTGAGCACGCTGGAGACGCCACCGCAGGACCGGCTTCCGGTCGAGACCCTCGTGGGGAACTACGACGAGCGGGTGATTCGCGATGCCATCCTGAGGGAACTGGGCCGGGGCGGTCAGGTGAACTTCCTCCACAACCGCGTGGCGACCATCGAGGCGGTGGCGGCGAAACTCCGGGACCTGGTGCCCGACGCCCGTCTCGTGGTCGGGCACGGGCAGATGGATCCCGACGACCTGGAGCGGGTGATGACGCAGTTCGTGGCGGGGGAGGCCAATGTGCTGGTGAGCACCACGATCATCGAAAGCGGCCTCGATATTCCCAACGCCAACACCATCATCATTGACCGCGCGGACCGCTTCGGGTTGAGCGAGCTGTACCAGTTGCGTGGCCGGGTCGGACGCTACAAGCATCAGGCCTACTGCTACCTGATGCTGCCGCGCCATGCGCAACTGCTGACCGAGGCGCGCAAGCGCATGAGTGCGATCCGGCAGTACTCGGCGCTGGGATCAGGTTTCAAGATCGCGATGCGCGATCTGGAGATCCGGGGCGCCGGCAACCTGCTGGGGCCGCAGCAGAGCGGGCACATCACCGCGGTGGGATTTGACCTGTACTGTCAGCTGCTCAAGCAGAGCATCGCCTCCCTGCAGGGCGGCCAGGTTGGCCGACGTGTCGAGGTGACGGTCCGCCTTGATTTCCTTGCGATGAACCCGGGCGAAGAGGGCCGGTCCGATCCTCCGGGCGCTTCACGGGGCCGGCGGAGCAGTGCCCCGCCTGGCATCGAGGTGCCCCGCGAGGGCGTGGCCCTCTGGATCACGGACGAGACCCGGTCGCGGATGGCGGCGATGGAGGTGCCCGCGCCCCCGGAGCCCAAGACGCCCGCCTACCTGCCTCACGACTACTTGCGGGAACCCGCGCAGCGCCTGGAGATCTACCGCAAGCTGGCACAGGCGGGGCGTTCCGGTGACCTGGAGGCGCTGGCGTGCGAACTGCGGGACCGTTTCGGTCCGCCGCCGCCGCCGGTGGACCTGCTGCTGACCGTGCACGGGCTGCGGCTGCTGGCGGCTTCGCGTGGGGTCACGAGCGTGGAGGTGACTGCCGGCAAGGTGAAGCTCACCCGGAATCGGGAACTGATCACCGTGGGCGGCCAGTTCCCGCGGCTGGCAAAGCGCGACGCCCGGGCGCGCCTCAACGAACTCCGGCGCCTGCTGGAGTCGCTGGGGTGAGAATTCCGGGCCATGCCCCTCCCCGGTCACGCCGCCGAGATGCTCGAGGGTCCGTTTCTGGAGCTTCGGGTCCATCTTGCCGGGTCGTGTCGAACAGACCGGGTCCTGAGGCTTGCGGCGGCGAA of Verrucomicrobiia bacterium contains these proteins:
- a CDS encoding prepilin-type N-terminal cleavage/methylation domain-containing protein, whose product is SRECIFAASDLERPARGFTLIELLTAVGVIVVLAGNWRFGTRRHAAPVRINRNIRGRCPSQRVR
- a CDS encoding type II secretion system protein; translated protein: MMAQRIGRGRGFTLIELLVVTAIIAVLAGLLLPVLSRARSRAGGVECLGRLRQTGLATLIYANDHRGLVRLQNPLSPTNTWARTLATQQNLPGKTFLCPTYPPWTLTNWLTTYGVWVDPPGEYLSGVLREFLQTDRVRQPDAQLHAADTTSRGRQGITARQFHTFRIVEDYELHGRHANRVNGWFLDGHGESLGRPRIEALGFIGLFEKDTFPGYFD
- a CDS encoding MBOAT family protein — its product is MLFNSGTFVVFFTAFLGLYWLVRGSVAWRNRLIVLASWGFYGAWDWRFLPLLVGSSLVDYHLGIAVEQARAPWRTRLVALSVVLNLGLLAVFKYFDFFAGSLATMITRLGGTPDWPTLNIILPVGISFYTFQSLGYVLDVHRGRVAACRDPTAFLAYVAFFPQLVAGPIERAAHLLPQFASTRVITAGAIREGLWRILVGLFRKVVVADSCGRVADLAFAQDRFTGPGVWVAVVAFSLQVYGDFAGYSDIARGLGRLLGFELRVNFAEPYLAASIRDFWHRWHMSLSEWLRDHVYLPLGGNRFGHARTVAHLMITMLLGGLWHGAAWHFVVWGAWHGLGLSSRTLWPVALPAALGRMLTLVFVGLGWLWFRAPEIGTASRMFAALPELTAPIWLGSACIQLVWFGLPALALDLMARGTRGPDWGATLGTGSRMAIQGALLFAILCYWRGDGPPFIYFQF
- the mfd gene encoding transcription-repair coupling factor; translated protein: MADPVIAAQLKRAASAGVMTWPGLQRPAHAFVSALLARRFPGRQVVVVADTLPAQEALHADLSTWQRVSSQTEMDERAAAKSAVPLFFPAWEVLPHEHKLPHADVISDRLETLLALVAHTEDGGPAVRVPVVTSAVALSQRSFEAAALRDRVRWLHRGDTVNPLDLIEWLEAQGYEPEAQVTHKGELSWRGGIVDVWPMPSPWPVRLEFFGDELESLREFDPGSQMSREPVERVRIPPAGEIGLLKMRPDAVTQGSVSPAASKLGTLLDYLPPDTLLVLGDPGALADQVMRHAGQVPPEDPFHASWEELLAKAERRGMTLVALESVEHAVAVGALPSLTADSLDAFRPIGAALPEAAVAEAQRREFFQQMHRWLHQGWSVHVFCNNDGERQRFGELWAEFGLGTPEPERHRGAISRGFLLPGPRSVVVTDAEIYGRYRVTRARRLKSPHAQAMRSAFEVDFAEFEEGDFVVHLQNGIGIFRGLKTLPPARTRSSGGADAAPTAPGQECLVIEYAPREPGGEPPRLYVPVSEAHLVSRYVGAGKARPVLSSLGGTRWTRAKEEAANAVKDLASELLSVQAARSTQPGIALAADTAWQREFEAAFEYEETPDQLTAIEVVKKDQEAARPMDRLLCGDVGFGKTEVAVRAAFKAVMSGRQVAVLVPTTVLAQQHFNQFRERMAGYPVRIELLSRFRTGRQQRASLQAVASGTADILIGTHRMLSADVEFKDLGLVVVDEEQKFGVRHKERLKRLRATVDVLTLSATPIPRTLHLALSGARDLSTLETPPQDRLPVETLVGNYDERVIRDAILRELGRGGQVNFLHNRVATIEAVAAKLRDLVPDARLVVGHGQMDPDDLERVMTQFVAGEANVLVSTTIIESGLDIPNANTIIIDRADRFGLSELYQLRGRVGRYKHQAYCYLMLPRHAQLLTEARKRMSAIRQYSALGSGFKIAMRDLEIRGAGNLLGPQQSGHITAVGFDLYCQLLKQSIASLQGGQVGRRVEVTVRLDFLAMNPGEEGRSDPPGASRGRRSSAPPGIEVPREGVALWITDETRSRMAAMEVPAPPEPKTPAYLPHDYLREPAQRLEIYRKLAQAGRSGDLEALACELRDRFGPPPPPVDLLLTVHGLRLLAASRGVTSVEVTAGKVKLTRNRELITVGGQFPRLAKRDARARLNELRRLLESLG